The DNA segment GGTTCGAATCCCTCCGGGCGCACCAATTAAATCGAGGGGTTGCAGTGATGGTGCTGTAGCCCCTTTTTCTTTTATCGGAATTTGCCCCACTATAGCCCCACCAAATTTTCGGGCCTGGATTCCCACCAGGGTTGGCAACCACTGATTTTTTGATCGCCCACCCCGGAGCTTCGCCTGCAGAACTAAACCCAGAATCTCCTTTCCCGGGACCACCCCGGGGGGGGGATACCCCCCCGTACCCCCCTCCCAAGATAGACGACCTGGCCGACCATTATCTATTTGGCGCACGCAATTTTTCGCGAAATTCCCGGATGCGTGTGCGATCGCCACTCGAATCGAAGCAGGCTTACCCAGTAGACGATGGGGTATGTCGTCCACAGCGCACAGCCCAACCACAGTGAGATCTGCATGATCGTCCCCCGGGAAGCCTTCAAGGCTTCCCGGGGAGCAACTTCTCAGGCGATTTCCAATCAAAGGGGGTCTGGGAATAGGGGCCCTGGTTATAGGGGGCCAGGTATAGGGGGCCGGGGCGTAGCCCCGGGGGATGGGCCTGATCCGGGACACTGTCCAGGGACAGCGCGTTTAGAAGCTCGCCTGCCGGAGCCCTTTCCGTTGCTGCTTCACTTTGGGCGGATGCGCCCTGGTAGTAGTGCCAGGCCGCCGCGGCGATATCGATGGGCGCAGGCATGCCTGGAACTTTGGCCAGAAAGCGAAGGGCGCCCCATCACGCTTCACGGATAGACAATCCCTTTTTTTTCAAGCACCCGCGGCAAGTCAAGATCATTACCTCGGGGTTCACCCTTGCCGGACGCGCGGCCGCTTAGCGGCATGCCGAATTGGGGTCTGACTGCCGCGGCTCGGGGAGGCGATGGCGACGCCGGAACCTTTGCAATCCAACATCAAATCTGGTATCGGGAAACAATAGCGGCTCACTTCCATCGATCGCCTCTCCTTTGCCTTGCAGCTGCGTACCCATACGAGATCCCTTCCTTTTCTTTTTCGTCCTGCGCAGCCGCACCCATTCGCGCTGGGGACGACGGCAAATGGACACCCCAACAGTAGTGGTCGCCAATGAGCGTTTTCATCAGCTACAGCTCCCAGGATAAGGAATTTGTCCGGCGTCTCGCCCACGATCTTAACAGCCGTGGGAATTGGGTCTGGTTCGGCTCGGGTAAAAGAAGCTGCCATGACTCAAATTCCGCATCAGAGAATGACTCAAATTTTAGCGGTCTTTGATTAATTTTTTGCCTCCTGATCGGCGTTGTTTCTCCAACTCTCGAATTCCCCAGGGGCCCTAAAATGACGGACATCTTCATCAGCTATCGACGTACCGACGCTGCCGGTCACGCGCGAGCCCTGCACCGGGATCTCTGCCTGCGCTTCCCGCCAGAGAGGATCTTTTTTGACCGGGAGAGCATCAAATCCGGCGAAAAATTCCACGAGCGAATCCGCGCCGCCGTCACGGCGTGCCAGGTGCTCCTGGCCCTGATCGGCCCGGACTGGCTAAAGGCCCAAGGGCCTGACGGCAGCCGCCGCCTGGACGATCCGGAGGATGTGGTGCGGGGGGAGATCGCTCTCGCCCTTCGCCTGAATAAGCCAGTTATCCCGGTCCTCTTCGACGACGTCCCGATACCCAGGCCCGATGATTTGCCCGAGCCCATCAAACC comes from the Desulfobacteraceae bacterium genome and includes:
- a CDS encoding toll/interleukin-1 receptor domain-containing protein; the protein is MSVFISYSSQDKEFVRRLAHDLNSRGNWVWFGSGKRSCHDSNSASENDSNFSGL